CGCACTCGCTCTGAAAGGCGACAGCCTTCCGGCACATCGTGCACCGGTTACACCCGCTCGTGCCCCGGTCATCATGCTCTGGGCATGGGAGAGGCCGGAAGACCTGCGTACCCTTTCTCCGGATATCGCCGGCGTCGCCTTCCTCGCCCAACGAGTCTTTCTCAACGATGGCGTGCATAGTATTCCCCGCCATCAGCCCATCCGCGTTCCTGAAAGCATCTATGCCGTCGCAGTCACACGGATCGAGATACGTCCGGGCTTCCGTGATACCGAAGCCATGCGCGCGCAAACCGCAGCAGCCATCGTCCAGACCGCCACACTTGCGGATATCAACGGCCTGCAGATCGACTTCGACGCCACGCCGGCGCAGCGTGCCTTCTATACCGACGTCCTGCAGCGCGTGCGCGCAGCTACGCCCGCGAGTATGTCCCTGACAATGACCGCACTCGTAAGCTGGTGCGCCGAGAGCGACGGCTGGCTGCATACGCTTCCTGTCGATCAGGCGATCCCTATGCACTTCCGCCTGGGCGTGCATATCGGCTACTTCGCGACGCGCGAACCGTTGTGTGTTGCCTCCGTGGGCCTCTCTACCGATGAGTCGCAGGAGTATCCTGCAACGCGCCCTCGGCAGGTTTATCTCTTCTCTCCCAAACCCTGGACCGAGGCTGAGCTCGGCCAGATTAACCAGAACCTCCTACCGAAAGCAGAGTAACTATGCGTCCCCGCCGCAGCCTCGTTGCCGGCCTCGCCCTCCTCACCATCACTGCCGTCCCAGGCATGCCCTGCGGCCCCTTCTTTCCGGAAGCCGTCTTTGTCATGCCGCACATGCCGGAGAACTTCCAGAAATACGTCGCCGGGCAAACGGGCATCGTCGAAAACACCTACTGGACGCGATACCTTGTCCCCGCGTATCGACAGCTCTCCGGAACACCGTTGACGGCAGAAGAGCAGAAGGCATTGATCGTTGCGAACACCCGCAAATATGAAGACGCGCCATCGCAGGAGCCTAAGCTCGAGTGGGCAAAGGCTCGTACCGCCGCGGGGATTACTACCAAGTTCGAGGACATGAACTACTCTCGCATCGCGGATGAGCGGGGATGGCAGGTCTATCGAAACTGTTATGACGATGCCTTTCACAACGCGACCAGGACTCTGCGCGCACGGCAGCAGAGTTATCCCACAGCGCATCTTGAGCTCGCCGAATGGGTGAAAGGACAGGACGCGGTTTTCTCCAACTGTGACAAGACGGGAGCCATGCCTTCCGTCCTGCCCGAATCCGCTCCCTCATGGCTGAAGCAGGATCGCGCCTACCAGATCGCGGCAGCACATTTTTACCGGATGGAGCTGGACGCCGCCCGCGACGGCTTTCGCGCAATCGGCGCCGACGCAGATTCACCATGGAAGGCGATTGCGCCTTACCTGGTAGCACGAACGCTCATCCGGCAGGCTTTGGCGGGTCCACATGATGAGGCTCTTCCGCCCGCGCACTATGCACAGGCAAAAGATCTACTAGAGCCGATTGCCCACGGAGGCGGACCTTACGCAGGCGATGCTGAGGCCCTGCTTACCTTTGTCGTGATCCACCTCGACCCAGGCAAGGCAGGCGCCATGCTGGGAGATCGCCTATCCCAAATCGACAGCCGCGTCGGGCAGGACTGGATCGATCTGAACTACATCATGCAGCTCGATCTAGAGCCGGAAGTAGAAGCAGACGCTCGCCGCAGTGACATGGTGGACTGGATCTTCACCATGCAAGAGACCGTGCATCGCGCCGACGCATACCAGCATGCCCTGGAACGCTGGCGCACGGGCCACAGCATTCCGTGGCTGGTCGCCGCGATGAGCCTCGCCGACACCTCCGCCGACAAGGACTTGTTCGCCGCAGCACAGGCTGTACTCGAAAGCTCACCGGCCTATCTCACGCTCGTACTGCATCGTCTGCGGCTTGCTCAGAATCCCAAAGAAGCCTATGGCGAGGCAGACCGAATCATCCTCCGCTTCAAAAACCGCACGTCACAGTCAGCTATCAATCATCTGCGGCAGATACAACGTACCAACGCCTCCACACTGCATGAGTTCGTGCAAACTTCCTTCACTGTGCCTGCGCTCTATCTCTACGACGATGAGGAATGGTCCCCATCCCCTGATGTCGCCGCGAAATTTCTCATGGCTGGAGAGCGAGTCAACGGCAAGAACACACCGAGATTTGACCTGCAAAGTGCACTGGTTCTCAACCAGGGGTTGCCACTTACCACGCTGGCAGAGGCAGTACTACAGGGAAGCCTGCCACGTCAGTTGCGCTTCGAGCTGGCTCAGGCGACATGGACCCGCGCCATTCTGCTGCATCAGCCTTCCGTTGCTGCAAAACTGACACCCGTCCTCGTTGCCGGCGAACCCCGATGGAAACCGTTGCTGGACGCCTACAACCATGCGAAGACTGAAGATGACCGTACCTTGGCGGGTCTGATGGCGATGATGCGCTACCCCTCCACGCGGCCTTACGTGAACATTGGTGGCGGAAGGGACGATGGTTTCGCAGGTTATAGCTACTATCGCGATAACTGGTGGTGCGAGACGAGAAGCACCAAGGGCATTAACTGGACACAATTCAGTAGTACGAAAGACCGCAGCTTTGTCGGAATTACATACGATCGACAGGAGAAAATGCTGATTCCATTTCCACCATTTCTCACCGCCTATGACGTTAAAGAAGCAAGCACGCAGCTTCACACCATGGATACGCCAGAGTCAGGAAGTGATCGTTTAGCCGAGGAGGCTATCGTTTGGGCGAAGTCTCACCCTTCTGATCCGCGTACGGAAGACTTGCTCGGTTTCACCTTCCGCATGTTGCGAAATGGATGCACAGGACGTCCGGAAGTCGTAGAAGGAAAACCTTTGCCTCCGGAGGAGGAGAATCTCGAATATCAGGTATTCCACCTACTCAATACCCGATATCCCAACTCTCCATGGACTAAACGCTATAAGACCTGGCAGTGACGCTCACCGCGGCTCACGAAATTTATTCGCCCGCTGGAACTCTTCCCTCAGCTCCGGCGTGCGCAGATGCTCCCTCAAGTGCTGCAGCCGCTGCTCCAGCGCCAGCAGCGAGTTCGCCAGCGGCGCCGTATTGGTCATGGCCACATCGCGCCACATGCTGTACGGCGAGCTTCCCAGCCGCGTCATCTCGCGCAACGCGCGTCCTCCGATGGCTCGTAGGTCCGGGTCATCACCGAAGGTATCCTCCAGCAGTGCCGACAACGCAGTCGAGACCATCTGTGGCAGATGTGAGACCCATGCCAGCAACTGATCGTGCCTTGCCGGCTCCAGGTCCATCACCTTCGTCCCAATCGCAGACATCCACTCGCGCCACGCGGTCTCCTCCGCCGTCGACTCCGCATCGACCGGCGTAAAGATCCACACGGCTCCCTGATAGAGCCCTGCCTCCGCAATCGCGGCTCCGCCGGACTCTTTGCCGGCCATGGGATGTCCGGGCAGAAAGCGCGGCCCCGCAACCCCTGGAAACAGCCTCCGGGCAACATCGGCGATCTGTACCTTCGTGCTTCCGGTATCGGTCACCAGCTGGCCCGGCTTCAGCACCGGAGCCAGAATCGTCATCCAGTCCAGGATGGCGAACACCGGCACGGCCAACAGCACCACATCGCTCCTCCGTGCAGCCTCAGTCGCGGCCTCGCGAGTGGAGACAACCTCGTCGATCGCGCCTGACTCGTGGGCGATGAGCAGCTCCGCCGCACTGAGATCGAAGCCGGTGATACGGCCGGAAAATCCCGCAGCCTTCAGCGCCAATCCCGTGGAGGCGCCGATCAACCCGGTACCGACAATGAGAAGGGAGTTCACTTACTGGGCGTCCTTGTACTCCTCATACCAGGCCATCTGGATCGCCTCCAGCAGACCTTCGGTCGACTTCATCGGATCGCCCACGAAATCGGGCAGCTCCGTGACAAACTTGTGCAGGTCCGTAAAGCGGACGGTGAGGGGGTCCAGGTCGGGAAACTTCTCCTGAAGCTGGATACCGATCTCTTCGGCGTCAGACCATTCGATTTCGCGAGGCATGCATCACTCTCCGGCGGTTAAGGCATGGCAAGAAATTGTTTACAGTTGTAAAGAATTTGTTGACATGCCCTAGTGTATCCGGCTCCCGGCTGCCAACCGGGCAACCAACCTGGCATCAACTCCCTCTACATAAAGTTTTCAACTTTTAACTTGCAACTTTTCCGGGCCTATAATCAGTCCGATACGGGGAAGACGTAGCCATGGCCCTGGGTGAAGCGCGAAAGAAGACGATGCCGGGAAAGCCGGACAAGATTCCGGACAAGCTGTACTTCCGCATCGGCGAAGTTGCGCGCCTGTGTGGCGTGCCGGCCTATGTCCTGCGCTTCTGGGAGAGCGAGTTCCCCAACCTGAAGCCCAATAAGGGCGGTACCGGCCAACGCCTCTACCGCCGCCGCGATGTGGAAATGGCGCTGCGCATCAAGCAGCTCCTCTACGATGAGGGCTATACCATCGCCGGCGCCCGGCAGGCCTTCAAGACCGAGCAGCGTCAGAAAGACGCTCCGGCGACGCTCTTCCGCGTGGAAGAGACCACAGACCGAAGCAAGATGGACAGCATCCGGCGCGAGGTTCGCTCCCTGGTGGAGATGCTCTCTCAGCCCCCGGTAGGCCCTCCAACGACGACCAAACGCCGCGCTTCCGGACGTAAAGCCTCGAAGAATCCTGAGGATTCCGAGAAACACAACACAACAGACCGTTTATTCTGAGAGACAATGCAGGAATCCCACAAGCTATCGCAAGACGAGCGCCGCGAAATTCGCCGTCAGGCCGCGGCCGCGACCAGCGTTCGGCGTGTCCGCGAAGATGAACACGGCGTTCGCTGCCTCTTCTGCCCCGGAACGTCGTTTCGCCGTTCCAAGCTGCGCACCAGCGATCTGCTGCACGTCTTTCTCCTGCGTTATCCCGTGCGCTGCCTGACCTGCAGCCAGCGACAGTTCGCCAGCATTCCCGTCGCCGGCCTCTCCGTCCCCGCCAGCGTCCGTCACTCCCGTGCTCCCGGACCGAAGGAGACCTGGAAGAGCTGGACCAATGGATCGGCGGACGATCCTGCGGCACAGAAGGCGCAGACGCCGTCGTACGCCCCTTACACCACGGTGAAGGTCTCCCAGGGACAGAGCTCCAAGAAGGGGCCTGCCGTCAAGGCGCCGAACCGCCCCGAAGAAGACGACGCTATCTGGTAGCGCCCCCCTTTTCCACCGTTTCCACTTCCCTGTTCTCCTCTTGTGGATAAAGGCGGATTCGCTTTGCCATAGGGTTCATGGGCGCTCGCAACGCCGACGGCAGGAGTTTGATGACACGCCCTAAGCTGCTCCGCTGGCTCCACTGGCTGAAACCGGGCGCCACACACTCAGCTTTCTCCGCGTCCCTGCTGCTTATGGCCGGCAGCGTGATGAGCAGCGGCGTTTTTGCTCTGATTCGGCAGAAGCTCATCGCCCATCTCTTCGGCGCCACCAATGCCACGGATGCCTATATCGGCGCCTTCGAGCTCCCGGACATGGTGTACTACTTCCTGATCGGGGGTGTCGCCTCTTCTACCTTTGTCAGCCTGCTCAGCGGTTACCGGGAACGCGGTGAAGAGGCCGAAGGCGACCGCGCCCTCTCCGTGATTCTGAATACCATGATCCTGGCACTGGGCGCAGGCATCGTTGCCGCCGAGTTCTTTGCGCCCTGGTACGTCTCGGTCAAGTTTCCGCACTTCGACGCTCCCACGGCTGCGTTGTGCGTCAACCTGACCCGCATCCTTTTGCCGGCACAGCTCTTCTTTTTTGCGGGCGGCGTCTTTGGTTCGAAGCTGATGGTGCGGAAGGTCTTTCTCTTCCAGGCACTCACACCCAGCATCTACAACCTGGGCATTATCTGTGGAGCTCTCGTGCTGCACAGCCGCATCGGCGTGCACTCTCTGGCGGTCGGCGCTGTCGCGGGCGTCTTTTGCGGCATGTTTCTGCTCAACGTCTTTGGAGCCAGGCGGGAAGGCATGCGCTGGCAGCCTGTATTCGACTTCCGCCATCCCGCGCTGCTGCAGTGGCTCAAGCTTGCGGCGCCTCTCATGATCGGCCAGTCTCTTACAACCTGGGACCAGTGGATCCGCACTTACTTCGCCTCTCAGGGAGTCGGCGACATTACTCGTCTGGCCTTTGCGAAACAGCTCTTCAACTCGCCGATGAACATCCTTGGGCCGGCCGCCGGAGCAGCTTCTCTTCCCTTCTTTGCGTCGCTCTACAGCCAGGGCAAGCTGGAAGAATTTGCCAAGGCCGTCAATCGCGCCGTGACTCGCCTGATGGCTGTCTCTTTACTGGCTGCCGGTTGGATGATCGCCCTGGCCGGCCCGCTGGTAGACGTCACCCTGCGCGGCGGACGCATGGATGAGGCCAGTGCGAGGATGACAGCGTGGTTCTTCACCATCTTCTGTCTCTCTCTTTTTTTGTGGACCACGCAGAGCCTGTACGTGCGGGCATTTTATGCTGCCGGCAATACGTTCACGCCTATGCTCTCCGGCACGATCGTCACGGCGGTCTCCATGCCCGTGTACTGGTTGCTCTTTCATCGCCTGGGCGTTGAAGGCCTGGCGTGGGCTTCGAATGCCGGCATCCTGCTGCATACCATTGCGCTGGTTGTGCTGCTTCAACACAACAAGCTCACTCCCGTCTCCGGCCTGGAGTTCGGTGAGCTCGGACGAGCCCTCTTGGCCTCTGTCATCGGCTGGGGAACCATCGCCACCGGCTTGCATGCGCTGCCGGCATTGCAGGGCCACATTCAAAATCTTTCTGCAATTGCTGGAGCCAGTGCCCTGTGGCTTGGTATCGTTCTCCTTGTCCTGAAGGCAACTGGCTCTCGCCTGCCAGGACAGATTCTCGGAAGGTTTGTGCGCTAGAACATTTTCCCTGTAGGTGCCGTGTAGGTTTTCCGCATCTATGCCCTCACGGGACACCCAGCAACAGGGAAAACGCTCTAAGCCAGTTGCAGTGGATCGATGTGCGTCCCTGCGCCGCGCACGCTCGTCCTTCCTTCAGATCCTGATGTTGATTTGCCTATAGATAGTTGATGTTGGTCTGCCGTTCCGTTTTCGATGAGAGGTCTTACGGATGAAGCCGGCGTCGAACACCAGAAAGATTGCTTTGGCGATCGTGCTTTGCTCGGTAGCGCTGCTGCTGCCGATCTGGGCATCACTGCAGTTGTCCTGGATACAAAGCGAACTCAACGAGCGGAATGACGGTTTCGAATATGTCCACGACATCCTGCGCCGCGCGGAAGAAACCGCCGATCAGGTCTCCCATGCCGTTGAACGGATCAACTCCAGCCATCTTCCACCTTGTTCCGAACAGGAACGGGACCTGATGCGCGACATCGACCTGGAGTCGGACTACACCCAGGCCATCGGCCGTATTGCCAACAACATCATCATCTGCAGCTCTCTCGACAACAATGAGCCCATCTACCTGGGAAAGCCAGATCTGGTCACAGAGAACGGCGTCGGAGAGTACTTCCACGTCCTGCTGACACGGAATAAGCAGCATCCGTTGAATGTTTTTGCGAAAGATGGCGTCGCGGTCATCACCGATCCGGACCTGCCTCTGGATGTCTCTCTGAACGATAACGACATCAGTCTCGCTCTGCTCGTTCCCTCGGCCAATGGCCAGCAGGTCCTCGCCTCCCGAGGCAACCGGATCGATCCCCACTGGGTGCGTTCGCTGCCCAAGGGTGAAGAGCGCACTTATAACAAGGATGGTTACATGGTCATGGCCGCCCGCTCTTCCCGGTATGACCTCGCCGTCCTCGTAGCCTCGCCTCAAGAACGAATCGATCGCAGGGTGCGCCATTTTGCCCTGCTGTTTGTACCGATTGGCGTGCTATGCGGCGTAAGTCTGATCTGGGCAACCATGTACCTGGCGCGGCTCCGCTCTTCCTTCGACAACCGTCTGAAGGCAGCGGTGCGCCGGCGGGAGTTCTATGTGGAGTATCAACCGGTCGTCGACCTCAAATCCAGACGCTGGACCGGAGCGGAGGCGCTTGTCCGATGGAGAACCGACAATACGACCGTGCGCCCCGATCACTTCATTCCCCTGGCCGAGGAACGCCATCTCATTCACCTGATCACCGAACAGGTCATCTCTCTCATCGCCGAAGATCTGCCACGCATCCTGAAGATTGATCCTGCCTTCAGGGTCGCTATCAACCTGTCTCCAGATGACCTGCGGACGCAGTCTACAGTCGAGATGCTGCGTTCACTCCTGGCTCTGGAAGGTGTTTGCCCCGGCAATCTGGAGGTCGAAGCTACCGAACGCGCCTTTGTCGAAGATCAGAAGATCAGCCGTGTACTGGAACAGATCCGCTCTCTCGGCATCCAGGTAGCCATTGACGATTTCGGTATCGGATATTCCAGCCTGTCGCGCATCCATTCGTTCCGCTTCGACATCCTGAAGATCGACAAAACTTTTGTGGACACCATCGGAACCGAAGGCGCCGCCAGAGGTGTGATGCTGCCCATCATCGACATCGCTCGATCGCTCGATCTGCATATCGTCGCGGAAGGAGTCGAACGGGAAGAGCAGGCGCGATTCCTGCAGGCCTACGGCATCGAGCGAGCACAGGGATGGCTCTTTTCAGCTCCGCTCTCCGCTGCAGCCCTGTCGAAAGAGCTTCGGGAACGATCGCACGAAGCTGTTGAATGCAAAGAATAAAGGGCCACCCCTCCCGGGTGGCCCTTTGCCTGAACCGCACCTACTTCTTCAGCCCGAAACAGTAGAGCTTGCCATCGTAGGTTCCGGCATAGAGCTTTCCGTTCGAGATGGTGACATCCGTGAAGTGATTGAAGCCGGTGATCGTGTCGCCGCTCGACCACAGTTCCTTGCCCGTCTCTCCGTCCAGCACATAGACCGTCGCATGGTTGGACTTCGCCGCACGAATCGTCGAGTCGAAGTTCAGACCGATGTCAGGCCAGGCCTGCTGGGTGTTATCACCGC
This genomic window from Terriglobus albidus contains:
- a CDS encoding DUF3142 domain-containing protein; translation: MRRAALLFPALLALALKGDSLPAHRAPVTPARAPVIMLWAWERPEDLRTLSPDIAGVAFLAQRVFLNDGVHSIPRHQPIRVPESIYAVAVTRIEIRPGFRDTEAMRAQTAAAIVQTATLADINGLQIDFDATPAQRAFYTDVLQRVRAATPASMSLTMTALVSWCAESDGWLHTLPVDQAIPMHFRLGVHIGYFATREPLCVASVGLSTDESQEYPATRPRQVYLFSPKPWTEAELGQINQNLLPKAE
- a CDS encoding prephenate dehydrogenase; protein product: MNSLLIVGTGLIGASTGLALKAAGFSGRITGFDLSAAELLIAHESGAIDEVVSTREAATEAARRSDVVLLAVPVFAILDWMTILAPVLKPGQLVTDTGSTKVQIADVARRLFPGVAGPRFLPGHPMAGKESGGAAIAEAGLYQGAVWIFTPVDAESTAEETAWREWMSAIGTKVMDLEPARHDQLLAWVSHLPQMVSTALSALLEDTFGDDPDLRAIGGRALREMTRLGSSPYSMWRDVAMTNTAPLANSLLALEQRLQHLREHLRTPELREEFQRANKFREPR
- the iscX gene encoding Fe-S cluster assembly protein IscX; this encodes MPREIEWSDAEEIGIQLQEKFPDLDPLTVRFTDLHKFVTELPDFVGDPMKSTEGLLEAIQMAWYEEYKDAQ
- a CDS encoding MerR family transcriptional regulator encodes the protein MALGEARKKTMPGKPDKIPDKLYFRIGEVARLCGVPAYVLRFWESEFPNLKPNKGGTGQRLYRRRDVEMALRIKQLLYDEGYTIAGARQAFKTEQRQKDAPATLFRVEETTDRSKMDSIRREVRSLVEMLSQPPVGPPTTTKRRASGRKASKNPEDSEKHNTTDRLF
- the murJ gene encoding murein biosynthesis integral membrane protein MurJ, with translation MTRPKLLRWLHWLKPGATHSAFSASLLLMAGSVMSSGVFALIRQKLIAHLFGATNATDAYIGAFELPDMVYYFLIGGVASSTFVSLLSGYRERGEEAEGDRALSVILNTMILALGAGIVAAEFFAPWYVSVKFPHFDAPTAALCVNLTRILLPAQLFFFAGGVFGSKLMVRKVFLFQALTPSIYNLGIICGALVLHSRIGVHSLAVGAVAGVFCGMFLLNVFGARREGMRWQPVFDFRHPALLQWLKLAAPLMIGQSLTTWDQWIRTYFASQGVGDITRLAFAKQLFNSPMNILGPAAGAASLPFFASLYSQGKLEEFAKAVNRAVTRLMAVSLLAAGWMIALAGPLVDVTLRGGRMDEASARMTAWFFTIFCLSLFLWTTQSLYVRAFYAAGNTFTPMLSGTIVTAVSMPVYWLLFHRLGVEGLAWASNAGILLHTIALVVLLQHNKLTPVSGLEFGELGRALLASVIGWGTIATGLHALPALQGHIQNLSAIAGASALWLGIVLLVLKATGSRLPGQILGRFVR
- a CDS encoding EAL domain-containing protein, giving the protein MKPASNTRKIALAIVLCSVALLLPIWASLQLSWIQSELNERNDGFEYVHDILRRAEETADQVSHAVERINSSHLPPCSEQERDLMRDIDLESDYTQAIGRIANNIIICSSLDNNEPIYLGKPDLVTENGVGEYFHVLLTRNKQHPLNVFAKDGVAVITDPDLPLDVSLNDNDISLALLVPSANGQQVLASRGNRIDPHWVRSLPKGEERTYNKDGYMVMAARSSRYDLAVLVASPQERIDRRVRHFALLFVPIGVLCGVSLIWATMYLARLRSSFDNRLKAAVRRREFYVEYQPVVDLKSRRWTGAEALVRWRTDNTTVRPDHFIPLAEERHLIHLITEQVISLIAEDLPRILKIDPAFRVAINLSPDDLRTQSTVEMLRSLLALEGVCPGNLEVEATERAFVEDQKISRVLEQIRSLGIQVAIDDFGIGYSSLSRIHSFRFDILKIDKTFVDTIGTEGAARGVMLPIIDIARSLDLHIVAEGVEREEQARFLQAYGIERAQGWLFSAPLSAAALSKELRERSHEAVECKE